A region from the Aegilops tauschii subsp. strangulata cultivar AL8/78 chromosome 5, Aet v6.0, whole genome shotgun sequence genome encodes:
- the LOC141023029 gene encoding protein FAR1-RELATED SEQUENCE 5-like has translation MDGLAPDNIITDQDVAMAQSIKRKFPATIHRCCRWHIMKKAQEKLGPVLARNPDLVKDFNECIDFSFTPDEFERKWAALQLKYEGLMHGHFEKLYEDRATWVPCYLKFRFFPFLQSTQRSEGFNVVLKRYVNPHKSILNFVKQYEKIQTYS, from the coding sequence ATGGATGGTTTGGCTCCGGACAACATCATCACGGACCAAGATGTTGCTATGGCACAATCTATCAAGAGGAAGTTCCCGGCAACGATTCACCGTTGCTGTCGTTGGCATATAATGAAGAAAGCACAAGAGAAGCTTGGCCCTGTGTTGGCTAGGAACCCGGATTTGGTAAAAGACTTCAATGAATGCATTGACTTCAGTTTCACCCCAGATGAGTTTGAAAGGAAATGGGCTGCACTTCAATTGAAATATGAAGGTCTTATGCATGGTCACTTTGAGAAACTCTATGAAGACCGGGCTACATGGGTGCCGTGTTACTTGAAATTCAGGTTCTTCCCTTTCCTTCAGTCAACGCAACGCAGCGAAGGGTTCAATGTTGTGTTGAAGCGCTATGTGAACCCACACAAGTCAATTCTTAACTTCGTCAAGCAATATGAGAAGATTCAGACATACTCGTGA